Proteins encoded in a region of the Paucibacter sediminis genome:
- a CDS encoding class I adenylate-forming enzyme family protein — protein sequence MNLASLLQRSALLHPERPALLHGDELLVRYGELADRVARLAHGLSQGCGLRPGARVALYMSNHPAYLELLYAAWWAGLAVVPVNAKLHAKELAYIVQDAGAEALFVSADLGAALQPELASMPGLRMLCCPDEAAYAALLAHEPAPMQARAPDDLAWLFYTSGTTGRPKGVMQTHRNLLAMTACYFIDVDAVEAEDVIVYAAPMSHGAGLYNFAFVAGAARHVVPRSGGFDVAELQGLSQRLGRLCLFAAPTMVKRLVEHLQASGGDASGYKTIVYGGGPMYVQDIQRALALMGPRFVQIYGQGESPMTITALARAQLADRDHPDWLARLASVGVAQSLVEVRVADEQGNALPAGATGEVLVRGDTVMAGYWRQPEATAQALRGGWLWTGDMGALDAQGFLTLKDRSKDLIISGGSNIYPREVEEVLLRCAGVREVAVVGQADAEWGEIVVAFVAPEAGAQPDAAALDAQCLQALARFKRPKRYLFVDALPKNHYGKVLKTALRQQLKKDDET from the coding sequence ATGAACCTGGCCAGCCTGCTGCAGCGCAGCGCGCTGCTTCACCCGGAGCGGCCAGCCCTGCTGCACGGCGACGAGCTGCTGGTCCGCTATGGCGAGCTGGCCGACCGGGTGGCGCGCCTGGCGCATGGCCTGAGCCAGGGCTGCGGCCTGCGGCCGGGTGCGCGTGTGGCACTCTATATGAGCAACCACCCGGCCTATCTGGAGCTGCTCTATGCGGCCTGGTGGGCGGGGCTGGCGGTGGTGCCGGTGAATGCCAAGCTGCACGCCAAGGAGCTCGCCTACATCGTGCAGGACGCCGGTGCCGAGGCCTTGTTCGTGAGCGCCGACCTGGGCGCCGCGCTGCAGCCCGAGCTGGCCAGCATGCCGGGCCTGCGCATGCTCTGCTGCCCCGACGAGGCCGCCTATGCCGCGCTGCTGGCCCATGAGCCGGCGCCCATGCAGGCGCGCGCCCCCGACGATCTGGCCTGGCTGTTCTACACCTCGGGCACCACCGGCCGGCCCAAGGGCGTGATGCAGACGCATCGCAATCTGCTCGCCATGACGGCCTGCTATTTCATCGACGTGGATGCGGTCGAGGCCGAGGACGTGATCGTCTATGCGGCGCCGATGTCGCATGGCGCCGGGCTCTACAACTTTGCCTTCGTCGCCGGGGCCGCGCGCCATGTGGTGCCGCGCTCGGGCGGCTTCGATGTGGCTGAGCTGCAGGGGCTTTCGCAGCGGCTGGGGCGGCTGTGCCTGTTTGCCGCCCCCACCATGGTGAAGCGCCTGGTCGAGCATCTGCAGGCCAGCGGCGGCGACGCTTCGGGCTACAAGACCATCGTCTATGGCGGCGGCCCCATGTATGTGCAGGACATCCAGCGCGCGCTGGCCCTGATGGGGCCGCGCTTCGTGCAGATCTATGGCCAGGGCGAGTCGCCCATGACCATCACCGCGCTGGCCCGCGCGCAGCTGGCCGACCGCGACCATCCCGACTGGCTCGCCCGTCTGGCCTCGGTGGGGGTGGCGCAAAGCCTGGTGGAGGTACGCGTGGCGGACGAGCAGGGCAATGCGCTGCCGGCCGGCGCGACCGGCGAGGTGCTGGTGCGCGGCGACACCGTGATGGCCGGCTACTGGCGGCAGCCCGAGGCCACGGCCCAGGCCCTGCGCGGTGGCTGGCTCTGGACCGGCGACATGGGCGCGCTCGATGCCCAGGGCTTTCTGACCCTGAAGGACCGCTCCAAGGACCTCATCATCAGCGGCGGCTCCAACATCTACCCGCGCGAGGTCGAGGAGGTGCTGCTGCGCTGCGCCGGCGTGCGCGAGGTGGCGGTGGTGGGCCAGGCGGATGCCGAATGGGGCGAGATCGTGGTGGCCTTTGTCGCGCCCGAGGCCGGCGCGCAACCGGACGCCGCCGCGCTGGATGCGCAATGCCTGCAGGCCCTGGCGCGCTTCAAGCGACCCAAGCGCTATCTGTTCGTCGATGCGCTGCCCAAGAACCATTACGGCAAGGTGCTGAAGACGGCGCTGCGCCAGCAACTCAAGAAGGACGACGAGACATGA
- a CDS encoding acetyl-CoA acetyltransferase, whose product MAVCIVGWAHSKFGRLDGLDLEQLIGGVTQGALADAGLGGAEVDGIWLGQLNGGFVPEIFASSLPMQANAALRWAPATRLENACASGAAALYAAADAIEAGRARIALVVGAEKMTAVSGAEVTRILGNASYVPEEASQGLSFPGIFGRIAQAYFERHGDHGAVLARIAAKNHANGVRNPWAQMRKDLGFEFCNEVSERNPLIAAPLRKTDCSLVSDGAAALILVDASLARQFRRAVALRSRVQVNDFLPLSRRDPLAFEGPRRAWAQALQQAGIGVRDLSFAEVHDCFTIAELLSYEAMGLAPPGQGARVLEQGLVMADGALPVNASGGLKAKGHPIAATGVSMHVLAAMQLVGEAGEMQLPQPRLGGVFNMGGSAVANYVSVLERVQ is encoded by the coding sequence ATGGCAGTGTGCATCGTTGGCTGGGCCCACAGCAAGTTCGGGCGTCTGGACGGCCTGGATCTCGAGCAGCTGATCGGCGGCGTGACGCAGGGCGCGTTGGCGGACGCGGGCCTCGGCGGCGCCGAGGTCGACGGCATCTGGCTCGGTCAGCTCAACGGCGGTTTCGTGCCGGAGATCTTTGCCTCCTCCCTGCCCATGCAGGCCAACGCGGCGCTGCGCTGGGCCCCGGCCACGCGGCTGGAGAATGCCTGTGCCTCCGGTGCCGCGGCGCTGTATGCGGCGGCCGACGCGATCGAGGCCGGCCGTGCCCGCATCGCCCTGGTGGTGGGGGCCGAGAAGATGACGGCGGTGTCGGGCGCCGAGGTCACGCGCATCCTTGGCAATGCCTCCTATGTGCCCGAGGAGGCCAGCCAGGGCCTGAGCTTTCCCGGCATCTTCGGCCGCATCGCCCAGGCCTATTTCGAGCGCCATGGCGATCACGGCGCGGTGCTGGCCCGCATCGCCGCCAAGAACCACGCCAACGGCGTGCGCAACCCCTGGGCGCAGATGCGCAAGGACCTGGGCTTCGAGTTCTGCAACGAAGTTTCTGAGCGCAACCCCTTGATCGCGGCGCCGCTGCGCAAGACCGATTGCTCGCTGGTCTCGGACGGGGCGGCCGCGCTGATCCTGGTGGATGCCAGCCTGGCACGCCAGTTCAGGCGCGCGGTGGCGCTGCGCAGCCGCGTGCAGGTGAACGATTTCCTGCCGCTCTCGCGGCGCGACCCGCTCGCCTTCGAGGGCCCGCGTCGCGCCTGGGCACAGGCCCTGCAGCAGGCCGGCATCGGCGTGCGCGATCTCTCCTTCGCCGAAGTGCACGACTGCTTCACGATCGCCGAGCTGCTCAGCTACGAGGCCATGGGCCTGGCGCCGCCCGGGCAGGGCGCCCGCGTGCTGGAGCAGGGCCTGGTGATGGCCGATGGCGCGCTGCCGGTGAATGCCTCGGGCGGGCTCAAGGCCAAGGGCCACCCGATCGCCGCCACCGGCGTCTCCATGCATGTGCTGGCCGCCATGCAGCTGGTGGGCGAGGCGGGCGAGATGCAGCTGCCGCAGCCGCGCCTGGGCGGCGTCTTCAATATGGGCGGCTCGGCGGTGGCCAATTACGTCAGCGTGCTGGAGCGGGTGCAATGA
- a CDS encoding PAS and helix-turn-helix domain-containing protein: MPASDASAEPSADADLNLAFDLAPVGLCVTRERGIQRCNDAFAEMFGYQPAELAGRSMACLYPSDSEFEHIGAQGFNVMLETGRYSDERIMKHRSGRLFWVHAAGRSLRRDQPFACAVWMFEDISARRAVTVDLTAREREIVRQLAAGQSTKQIARLLGISPRTIDGHRARIIRKVGASSASETLAKLVGLA; encoded by the coding sequence ATGCCCGCCAGCGACGCCAGTGCCGAACCGAGCGCCGACGCCGATCTCAACCTCGCCTTCGACCTCGCTCCCGTGGGCCTGTGCGTGACGCGCGAACGCGGCATCCAGCGCTGCAACGATGCCTTCGCCGAGATGTTCGGCTACCAGCCTGCCGAGCTGGCGGGCCGCTCGATGGCCTGCCTCTACCCCTCGGATTCCGAGTTCGAGCACATCGGCGCGCAGGGTTTCAACGTGATGCTGGAGACCGGCCGCTACAGCGACGAGCGCATCATGAAACACCGCAGCGGCCGGCTGTTCTGGGTGCATGCGGCCGGGCGTTCGCTGCGCCGCGATCAGCCCTTTGCCTGCGCGGTCTGGATGTTCGAGGACATCTCGGCGCGCCGCGCCGTCACCGTGGACCTGACGGCGCGCGAGCGCGAGATCGTGCGCCAGCTGGCCGCCGGCCAGAGCACCAAGCAGATCGCGCGCCTCTTGGGCATCAGCCCGCGCACCATCGACGGCCACCGCGCCCGCATCATCCGCAAGGTCGGCGCCAGCAGCGCCAGCGAGACGCTGGCCAAGCTGGTGGGGCTGGCCTGA
- a CDS encoding serine hydrolase domain-containing protein, with protein sequence MLLPALLHAAPDEDLLGRQQGYPLGTAGDWFSNEAVRVGSFSNQGAIAGILNGPVHQLPASEQPLRLPRAASEPALRWLADDGVERDVSAYLARQRVMGLMIVKDGVVQLERYQYERGPEHRFVSHSMAKSIVALAVGLALQEGKLRSLDDTAERYAPGLADTLYGQTSLRNLLRMASGVRFEERYDGQDDLARYGRAASREGLEAAASQINQRIAPQGTRFHYASTETVMLAAALRGATGQSLSDYLGPRLWQAMGAEQSALWRADRTGLEAAAGNFNATLGDYARLGVLLANDGRRPDNGQQIIPARFLREATDWHLHAPAFQPGRASPYFGYGYQFWTFPGNSRRFAMLGVFGQMMLIDPALKLVMVQLAADAKPLAGSTSMAHEALALWQGLLRFYQP encoded by the coding sequence ATGCTGCTGCCGGCGCTGCTGCATGCCGCCCCCGATGAGGATCTGCTGGGGCGCCAGCAGGGCTATCCGCTCGGCACCGCCGGCGACTGGTTCAGCAATGAAGCGGTGCGCGTGGGCTCCTTCAGCAACCAGGGCGCGATCGCCGGCATCCTGAATGGGCCGGTGCACCAGTTGCCGGCCAGCGAGCAGCCGCTGCGGCTGCCTCGCGCGGCCAGCGAGCCGGCGCTGCGCTGGCTGGCGGACGATGGCGTCGAGCGCGACGTCAGCGCCTACCTGGCGCGCCAGCGCGTGATGGGCCTGATGATCGTGAAGGACGGCGTGGTGCAGCTCGAGCGCTATCAGTACGAGCGCGGGCCCGAGCACCGCTTTGTCTCGCACTCGATGGCCAAGTCCATCGTCGCGCTGGCGGTGGGGCTGGCGCTGCAGGAGGGCAAGCTGCGCTCGCTGGACGATACGGCCGAGCGTTATGCGCCTGGCCTGGCCGACACCCTGTACGGCCAGACCAGCTTGCGCAATCTGCTGCGCATGGCCTCGGGCGTACGTTTCGAGGAGCGCTACGACGGCCAGGACGATCTGGCCCGCTACGGCCGTGCCGCCAGCCGCGAGGGCCTGGAGGCCGCCGCCAGCCAGATCAACCAGCGCATCGCGCCGCAGGGCACGCGCTTTCACTACGCCAGCACCGAGACGGTGATGCTGGCGGCGGCGCTGCGCGGCGCCACCGGCCAGTCATTGAGCGACTACCTGGGGCCGCGACTGTGGCAGGCGATGGGCGCCGAGCAGAGCGCGCTGTGGCGCGCCGACCGCACCGGCCTGGAGGCCGCGGCGGGCAACTTCAACGCCACGCTGGGCGACTACGCGCGCCTGGGCGTGCTGCTGGCCAACGATGGCCGGCGCCCCGACAACGGCCAGCAAATCATCCCGGCGCGTTTTCTGCGCGAGGCCACCGACTGGCACCTGCATGCGCCGGCCTTCCAGCCCGGCCGCGCCAGCCCCTACTTCGGCTACGGCTACCAGTTCTGGACCTTCCCGGGCAATTCGCGCCGCTTTGCGATGTTGGGCGTGTTCGGCCAGATGATGCTGATCGATCCGGCCCTCAAGCTGGTGATGGTGCAACTGGCCGCCGACGCCAAGCCCCTGGCCGGCAGCACCAGCATGGCCCATGAGGCGCTGGCGCTGTGGCAGGGCCTGCTGCGCTTCTACCAGCCCTGA
- a CDS encoding cold-shock protein, giving the protein MQTGTVKWFDDGKGFGFITPDDGTKDLFAHHSEIRNNGGFRTLAENQKVEFEVKQGPKGLQAANIRGV; this is encoded by the coding sequence ATGCAAACCGGTACCGTGAAGTGGTTCGACGACGGCAAGGGCTTTGGTTTCATCACCCCCGATGACGGCACCAAGGACCTGTTCGCCCACCACAGCGAAATCCGCAACAACGGCGGCTTCCGCACCCTGGCCGAAAACCAAAAGGTCGAGTTCGAAGTGAAGCAAGGCCCCAAGGGCCTGCAAGCCGCCAACATCCGCGGCGTGTAA
- a CDS encoding efflux transporter outer membrane subunit, with the protein MSKQILTLSVLMAAALSGCVNLAPEHQRPAAPVAQSWAQPSQGPEAAAQLDWQRYYADARLRKLIELALQNNRDLRVALLNVEQARALARVSAANQLPTVGVGLASSRQPGKDDTITSSYQAGLQISAYELDLFGKLRNQSDAATQRYLASAEGARAAQLSLVAAVAAAHLGLQADEELLQLARQTLATREDSHRLFKLRFDNGAASSLDLAGAASALEAARAAVAQAERQRAQDENALVLLLGQPLPADLPAGQALAAQQLAELPAGLPSEVLVQRPDVLQAESLLRAANANIGAARAAFFPSITLTTSLGTASSELDGLFKNTAWSFASQLLLPIFDSGRNEANLASAKAAREIAVAQYEKSVQSAFREVADALAGRATLGEQARAQDAQAAAEAERLRLVELRFANGASSSLELLDAQRASFAARQAALQVRLAQLVNGVQLYKALGGGVALPGKT; encoded by the coding sequence ATGAGCAAGCAAATCCTGACCTTGAGTGTCCTCATGGCCGCGGCCCTGAGCGGCTGCGTGAATCTGGCGCCCGAGCATCAGCGCCCCGCCGCACCAGTGGCGCAGTCCTGGGCCCAGCCCAGCCAGGGCCCCGAGGCGGCCGCGCAACTGGACTGGCAGCGCTATTACGCTGATGCGCGGCTGCGTAAGCTGATCGAGCTGGCGCTGCAGAACAACCGCGATCTGCGCGTGGCCCTGCTGAATGTGGAGCAGGCGCGGGCGCTGGCGCGCGTCAGTGCCGCGAACCAGCTGCCCACCGTGGGCGTCGGCCTGGCCAGCTCGCGCCAGCCCGGCAAGGACGACACCATCACCAGCAGCTACCAGGCCGGCCTGCAGATCAGTGCCTATGAACTGGACCTGTTCGGCAAGCTGCGCAACCAGAGCGACGCGGCGACGCAGCGCTACCTGGCCAGCGCCGAGGGCGCGCGCGCGGCCCAGCTGAGCCTGGTGGCCGCGGTGGCCGCTGCCCATCTGGGCCTGCAGGCGGACGAGGAGCTGCTGCAGCTGGCGCGCCAGACCCTGGCGACGCGCGAGGACAGCCATCGCCTCTTCAAGCTGCGCTTCGACAACGGCGCCGCCTCCAGCCTGGATCTGGCCGGCGCGGCCTCGGCGCTCGAGGCCGCGCGTGCGGCCGTGGCGCAGGCCGAACGCCAGCGCGCCCAGGACGAGAACGCCCTGGTGCTGCTGCTCGGCCAGCCCCTGCCGGCCGATCTGCCGGCGGGCCAGGCCCTGGCCGCGCAGCAGCTCGCCGAGCTGCCGGCCGGCCTGCCCTCCGAAGTGCTGGTGCAGCGGCCCGATGTGCTGCAGGCCGAAAGCCTGCTGCGCGCCGCCAATGCCAATATCGGCGCGGCGCGTGCGGCCTTCTTCCCCAGCATCACGCTCACCACCAGCCTCGGCACGGCCAGCTCGGAGCTCGACGGCCTGTTCAAGAACACCGCCTGGAGCTTTGCCTCGCAACTGCTGCTGCCGATCTTCGACAGCGGCCGCAACGAAGCCAACCTGGCCTCGGCCAAGGCGGCGCGCGAGATCGCGGTGGCGCAGTACGAGAAGAGCGTGCAGAGCGCCTTCCGCGAGGTGGCCGACGCGCTGGCGGGCCGGGCCACGCTGGGCGAGCAGGCGCGCGCCCAGGATGCGCAGGCCGCGGCCGAGGCCGAGCGTCTGCGACTGGTGGAGCTGCGTTTTGCCAACGGCGCCTCCAGCTCGCTGGAGCTGCTGGACGCCCAGCGCGCCAGCTTCGCGGCGCGCCAGGCGGCGCTGCAGGTGCGGCTGGCGCAGCTGGTCAACGGCGTGCAGCTCTACAAGGCGCTGGGCGGCGGCGTGGCGCTGCCAGGCAAGACCTGA
- a CDS encoding efflux RND transporter permease subunit, with product MSRFFIDRPVFAWVIALFILVFGAVSVTKLPVAQYPTVAPPSLVISTAYPGASAKTLDESVVSVIEQELNGAPGLAYMESVSQANGTGAITVTFEPGTNIDLAQVEIQNRLGRATPRLPAQVVQQGVRVDKSRSNFLLFVTLSSKNGTLDPVALGDYASRNIIPELQRLPGIGQAQLFGTERAMRIWLDPAKLLSFNISPAEVNAAIRAQNALVPAGSIGELPNLSSQTMSATVVVKGQLETVDQFRNIVLRANTDGSSVRLKDVARIELGGQSYGSYSRLDGKPSTGIGIQLAPSGNALASATAVKERMLELERYFPEGVNYAIPYDSSKFVKISISQVVETLVEAVVLVFLVMFLFLQNWRYTLIPTIVVPVALLGTFAIMLWMGFSINVLTLFGMVLAIGILVDDAIVVVENVERIMNEEGLPPLQATRKAMSQISGAIIGITVVLVSVFVPMAFFAGSVGNIYRQFSLAMVASMLLSALMALTLTPALCATLLKPVQAGHAHAKTGFFGWFNRGFARTAKGYEGWVAKLLKKSGRMLIVYGVVVAAVGLLYTRMPTSFLPNEDQGYLIVNVQLPPGATASRTEAAVKQVEDFMLKQPEVQHTVGVIGFSFSGQGQNAALVFVPLKPWEERVGPQHSASALAGRAFGAMMAVRDAFIFPLSPPPIPELGTATGFALRLQDRAGLGHEALLNARNQLMGMASQSKLITGMRPDGLEDAPQLQLDIDREKANALGVSYDAIAAVIGTQLGSAYVNDFPSSGRLQRVVVQADAAARMQPEDLLRLNVSNAKGQGVPLSAFARTHWITGQMQATRYNGYPAMRLAGDAAPGASTGAAMAELEQMVKQLPPGIGYEWTGLSREEKLSGSQATILLAFSLLAVFLCLAALYESWSIPLSVLLVVPLGLLGALAGASLRGMPNDVYFKVGLITIIGLSAKNAILIIEFAKDLQAEGKGLIEAILEACHLRFRPIIMTSMAFILGVTPLFFATGAGSASQRAIGTGVLSGMISATVLAVIFVPVFFLVVRRIFKGSDRQRRLYAHEAAMSEASNTTEGR from the coding sequence ATGTCACGTTTCTTCATTGACAGGCCGGTGTTCGCCTGGGTGATCGCCTTGTTCATCCTGGTGTTCGGCGCGGTCTCCGTCACCAAGCTGCCGGTGGCGCAGTACCCCACGGTGGCGCCGCCATCGCTGGTCATCAGCACCGCCTACCCGGGCGCATCGGCCAAGACCCTGGACGAGAGCGTCGTCTCGGTGATCGAGCAGGAGCTCAATGGCGCGCCCGGCCTGGCCTATATGGAATCGGTCAGCCAGGCCAACGGCACCGGCGCCATCACCGTCACCTTCGAGCCCGGCACGAATATCGACCTGGCCCAGGTCGAGATCCAGAACCGCCTCGGCCGCGCCACGCCGCGCCTGCCCGCCCAGGTGGTGCAGCAGGGCGTGCGCGTGGACAAGTCGCGCAGCAACTTCCTGCTCTTCGTCACGCTCTCCAGCAAGAACGGCACGCTGGACCCGGTGGCCCTGGGTGACTATGCCTCGCGCAACATCATCCCCGAACTGCAGCGCCTGCCCGGCATCGGCCAGGCCCAGCTGTTCGGCACCGAGCGCGCCATGCGCATCTGGCTGGACCCGGCCAAGCTGCTGTCCTTCAACATCAGCCCGGCCGAGGTGAATGCCGCCATCCGCGCGCAGAACGCGCTAGTGCCGGCGGGCTCGATCGGCGAGCTGCCCAATCTCTCCAGCCAGACCATGTCGGCCACGGTGGTGGTGAAGGGCCAGCTCGAGACGGTGGACCAGTTCCGCAACATCGTGCTGCGCGCCAATACCGACGGCTCCAGCGTGCGCCTCAAGGACGTGGCGCGCATCGAGCTGGGTGGCCAGAGCTATGGCTCCTACTCACGCCTGGACGGCAAGCCCAGCACCGGCATCGGCATCCAGCTGGCCCCCAGCGGCAACGCCCTGGCCTCGGCCACCGCGGTGAAGGAGCGCATGCTGGAACTGGAGCGCTACTTCCCCGAGGGCGTGAACTACGCGATCCCCTACGACTCGTCCAAGTTCGTGAAGATCTCCATCAGCCAGGTGGTCGAGACCCTGGTCGAGGCCGTCGTTCTGGTGTTCCTGGTGATGTTCCTGTTCCTGCAGAACTGGCGCTACACCCTGATCCCCACCATCGTGGTGCCGGTGGCCCTGCTGGGCACCTTCGCCATCATGTTGTGGATGGGCTTCTCCATCAATGTGCTGACGCTGTTCGGCATGGTGCTGGCGATCGGCATCCTGGTCGACGACGCGATCGTGGTGGTGGAGAACGTCGAGCGCATCATGAACGAGGAGGGGCTGCCGCCCCTGCAGGCCACGCGCAAGGCGATGAGCCAGATCTCGGGCGCCATCATCGGCATCACCGTGGTGCTGGTGTCGGTGTTCGTGCCGATGGCCTTTTTTGCCGGCTCGGTGGGCAATATCTATCGCCAGTTCTCGCTGGCCATGGTGGCCTCCATGCTGCTGTCGGCGCTGATGGCGCTGACGCTCACGCCGGCGCTGTGCGCCACCCTGCTGAAGCCGGTGCAGGCCGGCCATGCGCACGCCAAGACCGGCTTCTTCGGCTGGTTCAACCGCGGCTTCGCGCGCACCGCCAAGGGCTATGAGGGCTGGGTGGCCAAGCTGCTGAAGAAGAGCGGCCGCATGCTGATCGTGTATGGCGTGGTGGTGGCGGCCGTGGGCCTGCTCTACACCCGCATGCCCACCTCCTTCCTGCCCAACGAAGACCAGGGCTACCTGATCGTCAATGTGCAGCTGCCCCCGGGCGCTACCGCCAGCCGCACCGAGGCGGCCGTCAAGCAGGTGGAAGACTTCATGCTCAAGCAGCCCGAGGTGCAGCACACTGTGGGCGTGATCGGCTTCTCCTTCTCGGGCCAGGGCCAGAACGCCGCGCTGGTGTTCGTGCCGCTCAAGCCCTGGGAGGAGCGCGTCGGCCCGCAGCACAGCGCCTCGGCGCTGGCCGGCCGCGCCTTCGGCGCCATGATGGCGGTGCGCGATGCCTTCATCTTCCCGCTCTCGCCCCCGCCCATCCCTGAGCTGGGCACGGCCACCGGCTTTGCCCTGCGCCTGCAGGACCGCGCCGGCCTCGGCCACGAGGCGCTGCTGAACGCGCGCAACCAGCTGATGGGCATGGCCAGCCAGAGCAAGCTCATCACCGGCATGCGCCCCGACGGCCTGGAAGACGCCCCCCAGCTGCAGCTGGACATCGACCGCGAGAAGGCCAACGCCCTGGGCGTCAGCTACGACGCGATCGCCGCGGTGATCGGCACCCAGCTGGGCTCGGCCTATGTGAACGACTTCCCCAGCAGCGGCCGCCTGCAGCGCGTGGTGGTGCAGGCCGATGCCGCCGCCCGCATGCAGCCCGAGGACCTGCTGCGCCTGAACGTCAGCAATGCCAAGGGCCAGGGCGTGCCGCTGTCGGCCTTTGCCCGCACCCACTGGATCACCGGCCAGATGCAGGCCACGCGCTACAACGGCTACCCGGCGATGCGCCTGGCCGGCGACGCCGCGCCCGGTGCCTCCACCGGCGCGGCCATGGCCGAGCTGGAGCAGATGGTCAAGCAGCTGCCGCCCGGCATCGGCTATGAGTGGACCGGCCTGTCGCGCGAGGAAAAGCTCTCGGGCTCGCAAGCCACCATCCTGCTCGCCTTCTCGCTGCTGGCGGTGTTCCTGTGCCTGGCGGCGCTGTACGAGAGCTGGTCCATCCCGCTCTCGGTGCTGCTGGTGGTGCCGCTGGGTCTGCTGGGTGCGCTGGCCGGTGCCAGCCTGCGCGGCATGCCCAACGACGTCTACTTCAAGGTGGGCCTGATCACCATCATCGGCCTCTCGGCCAAGAACGCCATCCTGATCATCGAGTTCGCGAAGGACTTGCAGGCCGAGGGCAAGGGCCTGATCGAGGCCATCCTGGAAGCCTGCCATCTGCGCTTCCGCCCCATCATCATGACCTCGATGGCCTTCATCCTGGGCGTGACGCCGCTGTTCTTCGCCACCGGCGCGGGCTCGGCCAGCCAGCGTGCCATCGGCACCGGCGTGCTGTCGGGCATGATCTCGGCCACGGTGTTGGCGGTGATCTTCGTGCCGGTGTTCTTCCTGGTGGTGCGACGCATCTTCAAGGGCAGCGACCGGCAGCGGCGGCTGTATGCGCATGAGGCGGCAATGAGTGAAGCCAGCAACACGACGGAGGGCCGCTGA
- a CDS encoding efflux RND transporter periplasmic adaptor subunit, whose protein sequence is MPVQEEAVTVAATSSSGAGLRARALYLLPLVVAVAAALSACGGGDKAAGAGGGGMPPPAPVGVLKAELQAVALQTELPGRVEAQRTAQVRARVNGVVLKRLFTEGSEVKAGQPLFQIDPAPYLAALESAQASLAKAQANLAQAAAQAERNKPLVDAKAISQQEYLSSVAAAKSAEADVAAAKAAIQTAKLNVDYAHVTAPISGRIGRALVTEGALVSAAEATQLALIQQTSSVYVNFTQSANEVQQLRAALAKGQLRSAGAQAAQVRIALDDGSELAKPGKLLFTDLSVDASSGQVLLRAEVPNNEGQLLPGQYVRVRLAQAELPAGILLPQQAVKRSNQGDSVLIVGAGNKPEPRMVKVGAAQGNQWVVLDGLKPGDQVIVDGFQKMFVPGAPVTPVPWVPNAAAAPASAASR, encoded by the coding sequence ATGCCAGTCCAAGAAGAAGCAGTAACAGTCGCCGCAACATCCTCATCCGGCGCTGGCCTGCGTGCCCGCGCCCTTTACCTGCTGCCCCTTGTGGTGGCGGTGGCCGCGGCGCTCAGCGCCTGCGGCGGCGGCGACAAGGCCGCCGGCGCGGGTGGCGGTGGCATGCCGCCGCCGGCCCCGGTGGGCGTGCTGAAGGCCGAGTTGCAGGCGGTGGCGCTGCAGACCGAGCTACCGGGCCGCGTGGAGGCCCAGCGCACCGCCCAGGTGCGGGCGCGCGTGAACGGCGTGGTGCTGAAGCGCCTGTTCACCGAAGGCAGCGAGGTCAAGGCCGGCCAGCCGCTGTTCCAGATCGATCCGGCCCCCTACCTGGCCGCGCTGGAAAGTGCCCAGGCCAGCCTGGCCAAGGCCCAGGCCAATCTGGCCCAGGCGGCGGCTCAGGCCGAACGCAACAAGCCTCTGGTGGATGCCAAGGCGATCAGCCAGCAGGAATACCTGAGCTCGGTGGCGGCCGCCAAGTCCGCCGAGGCCGATGTGGCTGCCGCCAAGGCCGCGATCCAGACCGCCAAGCTGAACGTGGACTACGCCCATGTGACGGCGCCGATCTCCGGCCGCATCGGCCGTGCCCTGGTGACCGAGGGCGCCCTGGTGAGCGCCGCCGAGGCCACCCAGCTGGCGCTGATCCAGCAGACCTCCAGCGTCTACGTGAACTTCACCCAGAGCGCCAATGAGGTGCAGCAGCTGCGCGCCGCGCTGGCCAAGGGCCAACTGCGCTCGGCCGGCGCCCAGGCGGCGCAGGTGCGCATTGCCCTGGACGATGGCAGCGAGCTGGCCAAGCCCGGCAAATTGCTCTTCACCGACCTGAGCGTGGACGCCAGCTCGGGCCAGGTGCTGCTGCGCGCCGAGGTGCCGAACAACGAGGGTCAGCTCTTGCCCGGCCAATATGTGCGCGTGCGCCTGGCGCAGGCCGAGCTGCCCGCCGGCATCCTGCTGCCGCAGCAGGCGGTCAAGCGCAGCAACCAGGGTGACTCGGTGTTGATCGTCGGCGCCGGCAACAAGCCCGAGCCGCGCATGGTCAAGGTGGGCGCGGCCCAGGGCAACCAATGGGTGGTGCTGGACGGCCTCAAGCCGGGCGATCAAGTCATCGTCGACGGTTTCCAGAAGATGTTCGTGCCCGGCGCGCCGGTGACGCCGGTGCCGTGGGTGCCCAACGCCGCAGCAGCACCGGCCTCCGCCGCCAGCCGCTAA